AGTGGTTACGCCCCCTGGAAAGCAAAGCTTTCATTAATACTTTGTCCTTCGAATCCGGCACCTGCCGCCTATCGAAATTTTGGCTGGACGGTCCCACAAAGCTACGTCTTTTGTATGGGGGACACGATTAATAATTGGGGTGTCAGAAATACAAGAGGGATTTTTGGATTTCAATCCAGTACTCGCTTTCGAGATATTATCGACGGTGCCAGTAATACAATCATGTTAGCAGAACGGGGTATCTACTCTGGAAATGATAGAGATGTCCGTGGTTTGGCTGCCAATGGTGTGAGCTCGGTTCTCACAGCACCGAATACCTGTTTTACAACCGCCAGTGGAGGATTCTACAACGCAGGTCAGAGCGTCCAGAAAGACAGACATATGGGGGGGATGTGGCAACATGGTCAACCACATTTTGCTGGATTCTGTACAGTATTACCTCCCAATAGTCCTTCATGCATGTCGAATACACACGGCGATAGTTGGGCACTTGCGAGTGCCAGTAGTTATCACGAAGGAGGCGCACATGTTCTCCTGGCTGATGGCGCCGTACGTTTTGTCAGTGAAAATATCGACACAGGAAACTTAGGCGCAGCACCAGCCACGAGTGGCCCAAGCCATTACGGGATTTGGGGAGCACTCGGTACGAAAAATGGAACTGAGACGGTTGGTGAGTTCTAAAAAACATCCTCACCCCGGCGTTGCACGATTGCACGTGTGTCATTTCCAAATTCAGAATTACAATTTTACGAGGCTTTTAATCATGTTTTGCATTAATTGTCTTCACCGAATCAGCATCACGTTAATTTTTTTTGTAACTGGTTTCCTGACTGGCTGTTCGTCAGACACTCGTGAAATACCGGAAACAGTTCCTGTCAAAGGCGCGGTTTTATTTAAAGGTGAACCCGTGAAGGGAGCTTCAGTTGTTTTTTATAATCCAGAAATAAAATCAGCGAATGCAACAATTAATGCCACGACTGACGAGCTGGGAGAATTTGAACTCAAATCCTACTTCGGACCTCGAGACGAAAGAAATGGTGTTGTTCCGGGAACTTACAAAGTTACCATTTTGAAAATGGTTCCTCCCGGAAAGATGACAGAAGAAGAGTATCAAGCAAAAGTCACAGAGGCTGACAAAATTGTATCCGCTGGTGGAGTTCTGACGCAGGCACAAACCCCGCCAGAACTAACGCAAATGATTCCGCGACAGTATTCTGATGTAACCGTTTCAAAGTTGGAAGCGAAAGTGGATCCTGAGCTGGATAACCATTTCCAATTTGATTTGAAATAATCCGACCGATCTCAATGTCATTGTTGAAAGAAGTCACCAACTCAGCTTACTTGTTTTGGAGACGTTCCTGCATTAATTTTTCAACTAAATTTGCTGTGTTACAGATATGTTTTTCCATTGTTTGTGCAGCGAGATCACAATCGTTTGACTGTAGCGCTTTGATGATTTGTTTGTGGTCCGAGAGCGCAATTTCTTGTGCCTGACTTTCATTGTCAACAACTTCGCGAATCGCTTGAACCAGGGTATTGTATCGGCGTAACTCATCTTGCAAGCGAACACTACCACAATGATCTGCAATCAATGTATGTAGCTTGATATCGAGCAACATTGCTTTTTGTGACCAACTATCGCCCCGAGGCTCTTTGGCAATCGTCGCAAACTCATCTGACATTTCTGAGAGAAGTCTTGGTTCAATATTCCCACACGCTGTTCGAATCGCTTCAACTTCCAAAATTCTTCGAAGTTGGTAAATTTCACGGATTTGAGTGACTCCAAATTCACGCATTACCGCGCCACGGTTGGGAAGGTTTTCAACAATCCCGATCGAAGCCAATTCGACCAGAGCCTCTCGAACAGGGGTAGCGCTGACTCCAAATTGCTCGGCTAGATTTTGAATCACCATCCGGTGTCCAACGGGAAATTCGTCTCGAATGACCGCTGCCAGAATTCGTTGCACGACAACCTCACGGATATTCCCTCTGGGAACCATGGAGAACGATCCAGGTAGATTGGTAGTAGACATGACATTTCCTTGAATGGCCGTGTAAATGCTTACAATATCGCACTAAAAGCATTGTGTATATTATATATGATGTGAGAGGCAGTTAAAAGAGGGGCTGCAATAAGTTCTGAAAAAGGACTACAACATACCTGAAAAAAGGGAGTCTTATTGATTAGATTCCTCAGGCAATGATATTTTGTACAACTTCTCCAGCCACATCAGTCAGGCGAAAATCTCGCCCTGAATAATGATAAGTCAGCCGTTCATGGTCAATGCCAAGAAGATGCAAAATCGTGGCGTGTAGATCGTGGACATGTACTTTGTCCTGCATGGCGCGGAACCCGAATTCATCCGATTCACCATGTACAACACCACCTTTGATTCCGCCACCCGCCAGCCACATGCAGAATCCAAACGGGTTGTGATCCCGTCCATTGATGCCTCCTTGCGCAGTCGGAGTCCTGCCGAACTCGCCTCCCCAGACAATGAGCGTTTCATCCAGTAAACCCCGTTGTTTCAAGTCAGTCATCAATTGGCCAATTGGTCGATCAATGTCTTTACAAAGTCGCTCATTACTCTTGTCATGATTACTGTGTGTATCCCATGGTTGTCGATTTCCATAGTAGACTTGGACAAATCGCACACCACGTTCGCTTAAGCGGCGGGCCAAAAGGCAAGATTTTGAGAATTCACTCTTACCGTAGGCTTCCTGTAATTTTTCAGGCTCTTGCGAAATATCAAATGCATCCGTTGCTGCAAACTGCATCCGGTAAGCCAGTTCCATTGATTTAATTCGTGTTTCAAGGGCACTGTCTCCCACTCTGTTATTGAGGTGCTGTTTATTGATTGCCAGTACCAGGTCCAATTGTTTTTTCTGTTCTTCCGGAGTCAATGCCTCATTCTTCAAATAGGGAATCATTTTCTCTGGCGTCAGATCCTTATTATTGATGTGTGTTGCCTGGTGCTTGCCTGGTAAAAATGCACTTCCCCATAATTTAGGACCAACCACGGGCTTACCGGGACACAAAGCAAGAAAACCAGGCAAGTTCTGATTCTCAGTTCCCAGACCATAGGTTAACCATGAACCGAGACTGGGACGAGTGGGCGTGAGCGTTCCTAAGTTCATCATGCACAGCGCTGGCGCATGATTGGGAAAATCGGTGTGCATTGAGCGAATAATCGCCATATCATCGACATGTTTGGCAATGTTGGGAAGGTGTTCTGAAACGGGAATGCCTGACTTTCCCGAGTTGATAAACTTGACCGGTGAAGGGAGTAAGCCCATTGTTTTGGAAGCAGTTCGAATATTTGCCGCCGCGGGGCGCTGTCCCTCGTACTTTTTCAAGGCAGGTTTCGGATCAAAGGTATCAACCTGAGAAGGGCCGCCACTCATAAACAAAAAGATGACACGTTTTGCTTTGGGAGCAAAATGGGGAGTTTGCTGCGGTATTTTTTTGGGGGCTGCGTCCAAAGTGGAAAGCATGCCAGCCAGACTCATCATGCCAAATCCGCTGCCCACTTTCTGCAGAATTTCGCGTCGGGTCAATATTCCATGTCTGCTTGTATTGATCATCTTCTGAGTCTCTTTAGCTTATCAAATAAATTTGAATCGATGTAACAACGAGGATGGAAACATTAGTCAACAAACATCATTTCATTACTGCAGAGCAGAGCCTGACAGTATCGTTGCCAAGGGGTAAGCTTCTTGGGATCAGCATCCTGCCGCCCTTCGTAAGTCCCGTTATTTTTATTTTTGGTGATATCAACAGCTTGAGAAAAATGCGGATTGTCAGTTCGTAATGGCCAGCAGGAGAGCGGGTCTGACTCCAAAATCGAAGCCAGATACTCTGCATGGGCAAGTTCGTCTTTTTCCAGCTTGGCTGCTTGAAAATGTTTTTGAATTTCATTGGGATTCAAAACACGATTAAATACCGCTACCGCCCCCAGCTGCCCATGGAAATTAGAAAAATTATCATTCCGACCAGCGATAATGATTTCCGAAACACCTGATTCATACCCCGGCTTCGCTTTTCCTGAAATTTCCGGTTTCGAATTTCCGTTGAGATAAACCCGAATATTTTGCTGGTCGCGAACCATGACAACATGATTCCAGGTCCCCGGTTGAATCACTGTGTTTCCGAAAAGTGATTGTCTTTTTTGATCACCGTTGTAGAAAAAGAGCCGACCTTCTTTGTTGGGGCGATATTTTCCCGCAATACCTAAATGGTCGCCGGCTGCCTTGGGAGCAGAATCTTTGCCGCGTGAAAAGAAATAACCGGTGATGATACGCTGGTCATTGGGGATTTGGTTTTTCACCCAAAGTTCAACCGAATAATGGTCACCCAGTTCTTTGACATTCGCTTTAATACGTTTGCCAGCAAATGTCGGGATCTGTTCAACGGTGGGAGTGGGTGTGCCCGTGGAATCAATCTGTTCTAGAAACTGTAAGCCAATCTGCATTTCAGAACGTGTGGGCGCACGTGAGAATAACATCTGATAAATGGCATCGATTCGTTTTTCTGAAGACTCGCCTTCCAGTCTTTTCGCCAGTTTTTGAGCTTGCTGCCTGACAAACGGCGAATTCAATACAAATAGTTGTTGTAATGGTGTCGTCGTATTGGCACGTCGGGCGGCATGGATGGCGGGATCAGGAAAATCGTAAGATTGTAAGAATGTGCTCAGTTTGTGACGCGAGACCATGGCATAAACACCGCGCCGATCAAATTTGGAATCGTCAATATCGCCGGAAGGCCCAGATTGTTTCAGATCCAGATTAGCGCCGGCCACTAATAACGCATCTCGGTAGACTTCCGCTTCCAGTCGTCTTCGATTGAAATAAGACAAAAGCCGATTATTCGGATCAGTGATCTTCTGTGCTTCCGACAATGCGACATTGGAAGTTTGCCGATACGTGGCTGATAACATGATCCGTCGATGTAACTTTTTGATCGACCAACCCTGATCCATAAACCAGACAGCGAGATCGTCCAACAATTCCGGGTGACTGGGAAGGGCTCCCGTTTTTCCAAAGTTACTCGGTGTATCAACCAGACCTTCACCAAAATGGTGTAGCCACACTCGATTCACCATGACTCGCGCCGTCAGAGGATTGTCGCGGTTGGCAATACTATGCGCCAGTTCCAGTCGACCACTCCCATTTTTAAAGGGCTTTGGTTTCTCTTTTGAAAGCACTTGCACAAATCGTCGAGGCACAAGTTTTCCCAGGTTGTTGGCACTTCCGCGGATGAACACATTTAAGTCGCGCGGCTTATTGGGATAATAGACGATCTTCATCCGGTCTGCTGTGATTTCTTCAACTCGAATTTGCTCTTCAGTGAGCGCGTCAGCCAGTGGCAGATCAAAACCGGGAGTTGCTTTTTTGATGTCAGCAATTTTCGCCTTATTCTCTTTGATGGTCTTATTGGATTTGGCGATCTGGGCCGTGTTCTGCTTTAATTCTTCTGCTGGGGGAAGAAATTTAATAATCTCCTGCTTTTTAATATCTGGTCGCGGTGCGATCAAAGTCGCCTCTGGTTTCGGCGACTTTTTAATGATTTCTTTCAGTAAGGCGTTTCGCTTATTCCATGTTCTGATTTTTTCAGTCAGTGCTAAATTTTGTTTTGTGAATTTATCTGCTTTATCGCGGGCAGGTTGCGTTTTCGCAATTTCTGCATCGGGAATGATGGGGCGCGTCGTCTGTCGAACCGACGCAAAAACTCCTGCGATGCCATAATAATCTTCGACAGTCAACGGATCATATTTATGATCATGACAACGGGCACAGGCCATGGTCAGACCCAACAAACCACGACACAGACTGTCGACACGGTCTTCCCAGTCATCCGCATATCGATTTTCCAGCGTGAGTCGGGAAAGCGCGACTTCTTTATGGTAGGAAGGCCCCAAACCCATATAACCCAACGCGGGGTAATCTTCGGGACCTGTTTCCGGTAGGAAGTCGGTTGCCAATTGACGGATGATGAACTTGTCATAGGGCACATCATCATTGAACGCTTTGATGACCCAATCGCGATAACGATACGCGTGAGGATAAGGACCGTTGTGTGGTCCCATATTGGTGTTGTCTTCTGCATAACGTGCAACGTCGAGCCAATGGCGTCCCCAGCGTTCGCCATAATGGGGAGAGCTTAACAACCGATCAATCAGTTTTTCATAGGCCTGTGGAGAAGAATCATTCACAAACTGTTGGACTTCTTCCGGCGTGGGAGGCAGACCAATTAAATCGAAATAGGCACGACGAATTAAAGTCTGTTTATCAGCCGCGGGAGCAGGAGAAAAACCTTTTGACTCCTGAGCGGCCAGAATAAAGTAATCGATTTTGTTAAGCGGCCATTTCTGCTGTTTCACCGCTGGAGCTGGCTGGCTCTTTGGAGCTTGGAACGACCAGAACTCACGTGCTTTGGCAAAATCGATTTCTGCTTTGACTTGTTTCTTGCTCGTTTTGTTGCGTGGATCGGGAGCGCCCATTGCGATCCATTTTTCAAAATTGGCAATCACTGCATCGGGTAGCTTGCCTTTGGGAGGCATTTGATAACTATCTTCGCCATAACGTAAGGTTTCGAGTAACAGGCTTTCTGCCGGTTTACCTGGAACAAGAGCTGCCCCCGAGTCACCACCTTTTAATAACCCGTGTTTTGAATCCAGTAACAAACTCCCTTTAAGATTTTTGGTATCTTCAGAATGGCACTCATAACAGTGCTGAATCAAAACAGGACGAATCTTCTTTTCGAAGAAATCAAGCCCCGCTTGATCTGGCTGCGACTCTGCTGCGAAAAGCGCGGGAGTCAGTAAACCGAAAAGACCCGTGAATACGATGCCGAATGTCACTTTTTGCAAAGTTTTCATGATCATGTCTACGATGGTTGAGGTCAGGTGGGAATAAGCCAAACAGGCTGAGGAACTCTGTAATCTATCTTGTTGTATCACAATCAGATACATCAAGTAGCATTTATATCATATCGGGAAAAATCGGGAATAACAATATATTATTTAAAAAAGCACCTGAATCGAACAATATTCAAGGTTTTTTAGTACGGGTTATTCATCATTCGATTCTTCAAATGGAGCAACAATGCTTCATGTTTCTACATATTCTGAAAACGGATATTGAAGCGAAATTCATTCCTCGTTAGGGTGAATAAACGCATTTTTGTTGCGGATAGATCATGCAGTCAATCTTGGAGATTGAGAATGAGATCCAAATAGCGGCACTCTG
The Gimesia aquarii DNA segment above includes these coding regions:
- a CDS encoding DUF1559 domain-containing protein, which encodes MILSKPRKQNGFTLIELLVVIAIIAILIALLLPAVQQAREAARRSTCKNNLKQIGLALHNYHDTFGVFVHMMGGTANGRCFGGSPVTDGCGTGTFGSGNESRVSGFIGLLPYIDQAPLFNQIASPLGSYPAFGSSRDDSGYAPWKAKLSLILCPSNPAPAAYRNFGWTVPQSYVFCMGDTINNWGVRNTRGIFGFQSSTRFRDIIDGASNTIMLAERGIYSGNDRDVRGLAANGVSSVLTAPNTCFTTASGGFYNAGQSVQKDRHMGGMWQHGQPHFAGFCTVLPPNSPSCMSNTHGDSWALASASSYHEGGAHVLLADGAVRFVSENIDTGNLGAAPATSGPSHYGIWGALGTKNGTETVGEF
- a CDS encoding carboxypeptidase-like regulatory domain-containing protein, whose translation is MFCINCLHRISITLIFFVTGFLTGCSSDTREIPETVPVKGAVLFKGEPVKGASVVFYNPEIKSANATINATTDELGEFELKSYFGPRDERNGVVPGTYKVTILKMVPPGKMTEEEYQAKVTEADKIVSAGGVLTQAQTPPELTQMIPRQYSDVTVSKLEAKVDPELDNHFQFDLK
- a CDS encoding GntR family transcriptional regulator — its product is MSTTNLPGSFSMVPRGNIREVVVQRILAAVIRDEFPVGHRMVIQNLAEQFGVSATPVREALVELASIGIVENLPNRGAVMREFGVTQIREIYQLRRILEVEAIRTACGNIEPRLLSEMSDEFATIAKEPRGDSWSQKAMLLDIKLHTLIADHCGSVRLQDELRRYNTLVQAIREVVDNESQAQEIALSDHKQIIKALQSNDCDLAAQTMEKHICNTANLVEKLMQERLQNK
- a CDS encoding DUF1501 domain-containing protein — its product is MINTSRHGILTRREILQKVGSGFGMMSLAGMLSTLDAAPKKIPQQTPHFAPKAKRVIFLFMSGGPSQVDTFDPKPALKKYEGQRPAAANIRTASKTMGLLPSPVKFINSGKSGIPVSEHLPNIAKHVDDMAIIRSMHTDFPNHAPALCMMNLGTLTPTRPSLGSWLTYGLGTENQNLPGFLALCPGKPVVGPKLWGSAFLPGKHQATHINNKDLTPEKMIPYLKNEALTPEEQKKQLDLVLAINKQHLNNRVGDSALETRIKSMELAYRMQFAATDAFDISQEPEKLQEAYGKSEFSKSCLLARRLSERGVRFVQVYYGNRQPWDTHSNHDKSNERLCKDIDRPIGQLMTDLKQRGLLDETLIVWGGEFGRTPTAQGGINGRDHNPFGFCMWLAGGGIKGGVVHGESDEFGFRAMQDKVHVHDLHATILHLLGIDHERLTYHYSGRDFRLTDVAGEVVQNIIA
- a CDS encoding DUF1553 domain-containing protein; protein product: MKTLQKVTFGIVFTGLFGLLTPALFAAESQPDQAGLDFFEKKIRPVLIQHCYECHSEDTKNLKGSLLLDSKHGLLKGGDSGAALVPGKPAESLLLETLRYGEDSYQMPPKGKLPDAVIANFEKWIAMGAPDPRNKTSKKQVKAEIDFAKAREFWSFQAPKSQPAPAVKQQKWPLNKIDYFILAAQESKGFSPAPAADKQTLIRRAYFDLIGLPPTPEEVQQFVNDSSPQAYEKLIDRLLSSPHYGERWGRHWLDVARYAEDNTNMGPHNGPYPHAYRYRDWVIKAFNDDVPYDKFIIRQLATDFLPETGPEDYPALGYMGLGPSYHKEVALSRLTLENRYADDWEDRVDSLCRGLLGLTMACARCHDHKYDPLTVEDYYGIAGVFASVRQTTRPIIPDAEIAKTQPARDKADKFTKQNLALTEKIRTWNKRNALLKEIIKKSPKPEATLIAPRPDIKKQEIIKFLPPAEELKQNTAQIAKSNKTIKENKAKIADIKKATPGFDLPLADALTEEQIRVEEITADRMKIVYYPNKPRDLNVFIRGSANNLGKLVPRRFVQVLSKEKPKPFKNGSGRLELAHSIANRDNPLTARVMVNRVWLHHFGEGLVDTPSNFGKTGALPSHPELLDDLAVWFMDQGWSIKKLHRRIMLSATYRQTSNVALSEAQKITDPNNRLLSYFNRRRLEAEVYRDALLVAGANLDLKQSGPSGDIDDSKFDRRGVYAMVSRHKLSTFLQSYDFPDPAIHAARRANTTTPLQQLFVLNSPFVRQQAQKLAKRLEGESSEKRIDAIYQMLFSRAPTRSEMQIGLQFLEQIDSTGTPTPTVEQIPTFAGKRIKANVKELGDHYSVELWVKNQIPNDQRIITGYFFSRGKDSAPKAAGDHLGIAGKYRPNKEGRLFFYNGDQKRQSLFGNTVIQPGTWNHVVMVRDQQNIRVYLNGNSKPEISGKAKPGYESGVSEIIIAGRNDNFSNFHGQLGAVAVFNRVLNPNEIQKHFQAAKLEKDELAHAEYLASILESDPLSCWPLRTDNPHFSQAVDITKNKNNGTYEGRQDADPKKLTPWQRYCQALLCSNEMMFVD